The genomic segment GCCCCTGACCATGGCCTTCATCGACATTGACGACTTCAAACGCGTGAATGACCGGTACGGTCATACACTCGGTGATCAGGTGCTGCGCACGGTGGCACGCCTGATGCAGCGCCTCCTGCAGCCCAGTGACCTGATTGTTCGCCTGGGCGGTGACGAGTTCGTCGTCGTCCGGCCTTCCGCACAAGTGAACGAGTTCAGCGCAGCTCTGGAAGCGCTGCGCCAGGCATGTCAAGACCATGCCTGGCCAATGGACGCACCCGTCACGCTGAGCATCGGGTTGACAACAGGCGAGGTGGATCTGGACACGGCCCTGCGTGCGGCGGATCGGGCGATGTATCAGGTCAAGGCGCAGGGCAAGAATCAAGTGCTGGTGTTCTCATCGACAGACGAGTGACGCCAGTACGGTTATTGACCAAGGAGGTTGCTGAGCCATTCGCTCCTCCCCTGGTGGTCCAGCGCGGAATTTCTACAAGATCGCTACTGGACAGCAGGGGCAGTGCTTTGGCGGGTAATCAGGCAGGGGACAAAGACCACATGCTCCAGCTGACCCGCCGGCGTCGCCATCTTCCTGAGGAGAACGTCAACGCTGGTGTATCCCAGCTGTGCGAAGTCCTGACGCACGGTGGTGAGACCTGGTACCACGTAGGTCGCCTCAGGCGTGTCATCAAATCCGACGACCGACACATCCTGAGGGACGCTGAACCCTTTTGCGTTCAATGCAGCTGTGATGCCCAGCGCCATCTGATGCTGTCCAATCATTCGGCCGCAGCGTTGAAGGGTTTCGCGGTGATGGACACGTGACCTGTTCTTGAGTACGCTGGGATATCCGAACAAGCTGGCCGAGTGAAGCCAGTCGGCCGCCCCGAGCCACAGCGCTGGGGGCTTGTCATAGGGAGCAGCGCAGCCGTTGATGTCATCACTGGGTTGAGCGTGACTGGGAGGAGCCCTATCAACAAGCGCATGCAGGACTACTTCAACGCCCGCAGTGCCAACTACGATCAGGCTGAGCTGCACCACCGTGTCGCTCATCAACTGCTTCAGGGGGGCCAGCTCCGGTCAGGACAGCAGGTGTTGGATCTGGCCACCGGCACCGGTCTCCTCGCGTTGGACGCTGCACGCCACGTGGGACCGCACGGTCAGGTGACCGGCATCGATGTCTCTCCCGGCATGCTGGCGCAAGCCCGTCAGAAAGCAGCGCAAGCGGAGCTTCCTGCTGTGACGTTTCTACTGGGCGATGCTGAGCGGCTTTCCTTCGCGGATCGCACCTTCGACCGGGTGTTTAGCGCCTCCGCTCTGGTGCTGATGCGCGATGTCTCTGCGGCCCTTGAAGAGTGGGTGCGCGTGTTGAGGCCGGGTGGCCTCTTAGCGTTTGACGGGCCGGACGGCCAGGACTTCGGGCTGATGGGGATTGTTGCTGATGCAGCGCAAGAGATCGGGCTGACGTTGGCGTTTTCTCAGGTCACTGCCACGCCAGCGCGGTGCCGGGCACTGCTGACACAGGCAGGCCTGGAGGTGCAGGACATTCAGGAGGTGTCAGAAGAGCAACACGTGCCGCTCTCAGCAGCGCTGCTGGGGTGGGAATACACACTGGCACACCCGGCCTGTGTTGAACTCCAGCAGCGCCCGCAGGAGCAAGTGGCAGTCGTTCGTGAGGCGTATATCGCGAAGCTGACCGCACTGGCTGAAGAGAATGGCGGAGACGTGCGTCTCCGCACCACGCTGCACTTGGCCTTCGGGCAACGCCCAGCTGAGCCCTGAGCGACTCGAGCTTGGACGCTGCCCAGCTGTTCCTGACGTTGGAATGCCACACAAGCGTCAATTAAAAACGCTGACGCCTCGTCAAAACGCGCGGCCTGCGAGGGATCGCGAGGGGCGGCTCTGAGGCGTCTTCATCGCAGAAACACGCGACACACGAGAAGGTGATTCGTCTGACCTCTTGCTGTTCTCCTCCATCGTGTTCTTTGAGCAGACATAGATCTGCAGTGATGCCTAATTCTCGAAGGCGAATCAGCGACGATCAGTCCCTATCTCTGCGTCCGGTACTAGCTCCTCGACGTCTCGTACGCGCCGGAGCGAAGGGGCGGGTGTATTGAGTTGGGCGGTGCGGCGAGCTATGAGGAAGCGCCGAACGGCCACGGTGATGAGTCCCACCAGCAGGGCAGCGAAGATCAGTTTGAGCCACACTGCGTCTGAGGTGGGAACGGGTGAGACGCTGGTGGTGACGATGGGCGAGGGCGTGGGTGTGACGAAGGCGGATGGGACCTCAGCTCGGTGGGTCGGGGGTCGATACGGCGGGCGGTAGGGTGGTGCGCGGTAGGTCGACGTGGGCGTGCGGGGTGGTGTGGGCGGAGGGCGGGAGCTGGGTGTTCGGATGCTGTTGGATGGCCTGGAACTCGGTCTGCTGTACCCGGAGGTGCTGTGGCTCCCGGTGCTGGTGCGCCCGCCGAAGCCGCCACCTGACCGACTGCCATCGGCCAGCTGCGTGCCGCACAGCAGCAACGTGGCAAAGAGCGGAACCACCCATCGAGCGTTCTTCATCGTGATCCCCCATTCGATGCGACCTCGAGCTGACGTTGATGCTCTAGCAATGGATGGAGTTCACCCTGGGCGACCACCGCGAGCGCATGGACCCCTCGGCTCAAGCTCACGTACAGAAGACGGGTCTCAAACTCAGTCGTAGGATCGTACGTCGCCGCATCTGCCCCACAGACAATCGCTGCATCGAATTCCAAGCCTTTCGCCAGATGCACGGGCAGGATCACCACGCCGCCCGTGTACCGAGCTTGCTCGTTGAGAATCGGCTGTGCATCGACGTCGTGCTGCATCAGTTCTGGCACCAGCAAATCCGCATCGGCGGTGCGCCGGGTGACGATGGCAATGTTGGCATGTCCGGCCGCTTGCATGATTTTGACAGCCTGTGCGGTGAGCTGCGCGAGTGGACCGTCCGTCAGCCGCTGCACCGGCATGCCATCCCGATCCACGCCGACAACGGCGGCGGCACGGTTGTAGGTCGCGGCAACACGGGCGGTCAACTCGGTGATCTGGCGGGTGCTGCGGTAGGTGCGGCTGAGCGTCAGCACCTCTCCCCCGCCCAGGCATTCGGCCCTTTGTAGCCGTGCAGACCCTGGTTGAGATCACCGAGTGCGGTGAGATGACCGGGACGGGCCGCACGTCGGAGGAGCGCGTACAGGAGGGGGGCAAAGTCCTGCGCTTCGTCAAGCAGGATGTGATCGTAGGGTTCGAGGGCATGGCCGTTGCGTTTGCCCAGTCCGTCGAGGAGCGCGGCCACGGTGAGCATCAGCGGCAACTCGGTGACATCCGCGAAGGAGCGTCGGGGTTTGGCGACACTCGCCAGCGGATCACTCAGCAAGTGCTGAATCATCGTTTCGGGCAAGTGCGCCTGCGCCGCTCCTCGAAGCGCGGTCTCATCCTGGAGGAGTCGGCGAGCTTCCGTGACCGGCAACATGCCCGCAAACACCCGTCCGATCAGGCGACTCACCTCGACGTTCAGTTGCCGTAACACGACGGCCTCTTCGTCGTGGGTCACGCGGGCTTGCGTCAGCAGTTCCGCCTCTAAGGCTGCACGGAAGGCTGGGCGATACTCTTCCAGTGGATCGCGTTCCAATACCGTCGTCAGCAGCTTCTGCAGCTGACTGTTTGAGAGGGCGAGCGTGATGGCCTTGCTGCGGCCACTGCGCTGCACCTCCACGCTCCCTTGATACGTCAAGCGCTCGAGATTCGTCTGGAGCCGAGTGTGCAGGTGGGAGCGAACAACGGCGAACATCCGCAGATCGCCGAGGGCTTTCGCGCGTCGCCAAGCTGCCCGTCGCCGGGTGTTGTCGCGGTCCTGCAAGAGCAGTGTCAACGTGCGGTCTGTCACCTCCATCTTCTCCAATCCCAGGAAGCCGAGGGCCCAGGTCTCGGGTGTGGTGACCACGACGCCTTGCAGGTTGAGGCTGGGCAGCACGCGACTGGCGTAGTGGGCGAGCACCTGATTGGGCATCAAGACGAGGGTGTGGCTGGGGCGGGCCTGGTGGGGGCCGCGTTCGGAATGCGCGAGCCAGGCGAGGCGATGGAAGCCGATGGTGGTCTTCCCACTCCCGGCCGCGCCTTGAATACACACGGCGGTTCCCGCTGGGGCGCGCATGATGTCGTTCTGTTCGGGCTGCAGGGTTTCGACGACATCGCGCATGCCGCTGCGGCTGGCTTCAGAGAGGCGTTGGAGCAGGACGGTTTCGCGCGCGCCGGTGTCACCGCCCGTGCTGGCGTCATACAGATCGGTCAGCCCATGCAGCGTTTTCTTCCAGACATCGAGTTGCCGTCGTCGCTGGATGGTGCCCTTGAGCCCACGCGGGGTCGTCCAGTCCAGCGCGTGGGAATAGAACAGACTGCCGACTTCGGACTCCCAGGACGTGATGCTGTACGGCCCTTTGAGGTCGCGGTGGGCAATCTTACCGACGTAAAGCGTCTGCTCGCGGCCACCGATGCGGACTTTCAGACTGCCGAAGTAGGGTTCATGCACATGGACACTCAACAGAGCCGCGTGCTCCTCGGCGGTGTCCGCGAGGGTGAGACTGGTTTCGAGATCCGCGCCGACATTGCGCGAGCGGTCTTCCCAGGCGTCGATCTGCTGGAGCATCGAGATGATGGTGCCGGACAAGTGCTGCTGCTCAAGGGCCAGCTCGGACGGAATCGGCGGGGTGGAGGTGGCCGTCATGACCTCAGCGTAGCTGCACTCAAGGTGGCGGCGTGTGCAACACCGTGCAGATCTTCCGTTCTGGACGATCGTTGACCGTTGCGCGAGTGCAAGAGGTCCGCTAGCGCAGCAAGGATGAGGTGCTGTGCGGCACAAACACCACCGCATCAAACAAGTGGGCCAGATTTTCTCGATCCGTCTCCTGTGGTGCAGCGCTTTGCCCGATGAACCGTACGTCCTGTGGCGTGTTCAGCCAGGCGGCCTCCGGCGCGGTTCGTACCGTCCGGAGGTTCAGGAAGAACGGACCGCCCACCTGCGCGAAGGCCTGCTCCAGCGAGCCAACATACATGGGCGGGGCCACATTGCCTTCAACCAGCGCGTGGCCCGCTCCGGGAATCGCCGAATACGTGCCGTCGTTGAAGAGCGTCCCGATCGGCACATACTTCGCCCCGAGATCCCGACTCAATACCTCGCCCATCCGTCCGGCGAGACGCCCCACATGAATGTCATGGGCCCAGAGGATCAGCTTCTGGCCGGGGTGCGCCCGGGCGAGGTCTTCGACGTTCCGCGCCATCATCTGATCACGGTAGTCGTACGGCCCGAAGAGCGGCATGCCGGTAAATTGCCACACGCGCCGTGCGTACAGCAGCGCTGTCTCGACCTGCGGTGCTGAAAGAACGCGCCGATATGCACGTTGCTGATGTTGCAGGTGCAGGAGGACGGTGGCGGCCAATGCTCGGTTCGCCTGATAGACCGGCTGTTTGTGTGGATCAATCGGGCCATACGTGACATAAGGAGCGGTGCTCAGGCCGTCCCGCAGTTGCTGAAGCTGCTGCAGATACGCCGGTTCGGCTTTGGTCACGAGTTCCTGGAGGGTGGTGAGTTCCGGGAGGGTGGAGCGCAGATCGAAGCCAGTAAACGTCAACTTCTGGGCAGCGGTGGTGTTGTACATGCGCATCCACTTGAGCAGCGCCAGCATTTCTTGGGTGTGCCATACGCTGCCATACAGCAACGCTTCTGGAGCGCCTTGTCCACGCTGAAGATAGCTGTTGACCGCGTCTACCAGGGCGGGACTCTCCTCGATGGCGAAGATGCGGAAGCCTCGGCGCTGCACCAGGAACTGGACCAGGCGGGTCTTGAGGGTGAAGAACGCATGGGTGCCATGCGTGCCCTCCCCTAACCCGACGATGGGTGCATCGCCGACCAGTGGACCGACCGGCGCCAGATCGGAATCATCCTGTGGAGGCGCAGCGGTACGAATGGGGTGCACGTGGGTCTTGAGCCAGGTGAGCTGGTGGGCGTCAGGTCCCAGGAAGGGGGCGGCTTCCACGACTGGCCTACCGTTGGCGGTGAGGGAAAGGTCGTCCAGCCACAGCGTTCCGCTGGAGACGGTCAGGACGACCGAGAGGTGTTGCGCGGTGGATGGCACGTGGAAGGGAACGGTCATCTGTATCCAGTCCAGGTGATGGGGACCGCTGATCGTCACCTGCGCCCCTGCAGGACAGGGTAGGGAGGTACACGGGCCGAAGGTCAGA from the Deinococcus ruber genome contains:
- a CDS encoding class I SAM-dependent methyltransferase, coding for MQDYFNARSANYDQAELHHRVAHQLLQGGQLRSGQQVLDLATGTGLLALDAARHVGPHGQVTGIDVSPGMLAQARQKAAQAELPAVTFLLGDAERLSFADRTFDRVFSASALVLMRDVSAALEEWVRVLRPGGLLAFDGPDGQDFGLMGIVADAAQEIGLTLAFSQVTATPARCRALLTQAGLEVQDIQEVSEEQHVPLSAALLGWEYTLAHPACVELQQRPQEQVAVVREAYIAKLTALAEENGGDVRLRTTLHLAFGQRPAEP
- a CDS encoding ATP-binding domain-containing protein gives rise to the protein MLTLSRTYRSTRQITELTARVAATYNRAAAVVGVDRDGMPVQRLTDGPLAQLTAQAVKIMQAAGHANIAIVTRRTADADLLVPELMQHDVDAQPILNEQARYTGGVVILPVHLAKGLEFDAAIVCGADAATYDPTTEFETRLLYVSLSRGVHALAVVAQGELHPLLEHQRQLEVASNGGSR
- a CDS encoding substrate-binding domain-containing protein, with the protein product MSDTVVQLSLIVVGTAGVEVVLHALVDRAPPSHAQPSDDINGCAAPYDKPPALWLGAADWLHSASLFGYPSVLKNRSRVHHRETLQRCGRMIGQHQMALGITAALNAKGFSVPQDVSVVGFDDTPEATYVVPGLTTVRQDFAQLGYTSVDVLLRKMATPAGQLEHVVFVPCLITRQSTAPAVQ
- a CDS encoding erythromycin esterase family protein gives rise to the protein MHRISIVLRSLWFLSALLTSAAATNLPFQNLQLDTPGFPGQPRDWVASDRVATQLDTTLKHGGSASLRIDASAAPQLVATGWEAAPWRGQRLQLSAFIHTQPDQAAQGVLTFGPCTSLPCPAGAQVTISGPHHLDWIQMTVPFHVPSTAQHLSVVLTVSSGTLWLDDLSLTANGRPVVEAAPFLGPDAHQLTWLKTHVHPIRTAAPPQDDSDLAPVGPLVGDAPIVGLGEGTHGTHAFFTLKTRLVQFLVQRRGFRIFAIEESPALVDAVNSYLQRGQGAPEALLYGSVWHTQEMLALLKWMRMYNTTAAQKLTFTGFDLRSTLPELTTLQELVTKAEPAYLQQLQQLRDGLSTAPYVTYGPIDPHKQPVYQANRALAATVLLHLQHQQRAYRRVLSAPQVETALLYARRVWQFTGMPLFGPYDYRDQMMARNVEDLARAHPGQKLILWAHDIHVGRLAGRMGEVLSRDLGAKYVPIGTLFNDGTYSAIPGAGHALVEGNVAPPMYVGSLEQAFAQVGGPFFLNLRTVRTAPEAAWLNTPQDVRFIGQSAAPQETDRENLAHLFDAVVFVPHSTSSLLR
- a CDS encoding UvrD-helicase domain-containing protein; the protein is MTATSTPPIPSELALEQQHLSGTIISMLQQIDAWEDRSRNVGADLETSLTLADTAEEHAALLSVHVHEPYFGSLKVRIGGREQTLYVGKIAHRDLKGPYSITSWESEVGSLFYSHALDWTTPRGLKGTIQRRRQLDVWKKTLHGLTDLYDASTGGDTGARETVLLQRLSEASRSGMRDVVETLQPEQNDIMRAPAGTAVCIQGAAGSGKTTIGFHRLAWLAHSERGPHQARPSHTLVLMPNQVLAHYASRVLPSLNLQGVVVTTPETWALGFLGLEKMEVTDRTLTLLLQDRDNTRRRAAWRRAKALGDLRMFAVVRSHLHTRLQTNLERLTYQGSVEVQRSGRSKAITLALSNSQLQKLLTTVLERDPLEEYRPAFRAALEAELLTQARVTHDEEAVVLRQLNVEVSRLIGRVFAGMLPVTEARRLLQDETALRGAAQAHLPETMIQHLLSDPLASVAKPRRSFADVTELPLMLTVAALLDGLGKRNGHALEPYDHILLDEAQDFAPLLYALLRRAARPGHLTALGDLNQGLHGYKGPNAWAGERC